A genomic stretch from Chelmon rostratus isolate fCheRos1 chromosome 14, fCheRos1.pri, whole genome shotgun sequence includes:
- the flrt1a gene encoding leucine-rich repeat transmembrane protein FLRT1 has protein sequence MFTIMAPVGVAKLWARLFLLFLCSTLRARMLLFAAATIQGYIGDRDMICPSVCRCDEDFIYCNDRGLSSIPSLPPSASVLYLQNNHINNPGLPTSLEHHLAVRVVYLYDNELDEFPLHLPPSVRELHLQDNNIRTIPRSALARMPLLEKLHLDDNSISTVSIEDQAFADNPRLRLLFLSRNHLSSIPSGLPASLEELRLDDNRISTIPTHAFRGLASLRCLVLDGNLLANQRIADDTFSRLSNLTELSLVRNSLQTPPVNLPSAHLQRLSLQDNALTHMPRGSLDGMRRLQRLDLSGNNLTTLPKGLFKDLDSLGQLLVRGNPWHCGCNLRWLYDWLHARGNSITVRGLTCHGPDRVRDIALTDLTSEMEECEVVRTAGTRDRVGGGGVDSSTTQTPPQGSLFTLRSKRPGLGLPDSGLDYTLSSSGVGKSLALNVKPLSHNSVRVTWSVAQPSSSFRLSWLRLGTGNAMGSITETLVRGDRREYLLTSLQPRSSYIICMVPLPASSESKGAISGDADSDEALVCAKAETSDLSPLEEEEDEDSQQMTVLPLAGIIGGATAIVSLALIFGVFCWYGHRTGHLCPRDHYTRSSSRKSKTYDDYIESGTKKDNTILEIRGPGFQMTPMAACQPMQPKPLREDYIIHTIFPSNGTGLYKGANHVSNAGTNRGYREGGIPDIDYCYT, from the coding sequence tgtttctttgcTCGACACTGCGTGCTAGAATGCTTCTGTTTGCTGCAGCCACCATACAGGGGTACATTGGAGACAGGGACATGATATGCCCATCTGTATGCAGGTGCGATGAGGACTTTATCTACTGTAATGATCGTGGTCTGAGCTCCATCCCATCACTGCCTCCTTCTGCGTCCGTCCTCTACCTTCAGAACAATCACATAAACAACCCGGGTTTGCCCACTTCCTTGGAACACCATCTTGCTGTCCGTGTGGTCTACCTCTATGACAATGAACTGGATGAATTCCCCCTGCATTTGCCACCATCTGTCCGTGAACTGCATTTGCAGGATAACAACATACGCACTATTCCACGTAGTGCGCTGGCTCGGATGCCCTTGCTAGAGAAGCTCCACTTGGATGACAACTCTATTTCCACTGTCAGTATTGAGGACCAGGCCTTCGCTGACAACCCACGGTTGCGCCTCCTTTTCCTTTCACGCAATCACTTGTCTAGTATCCCCTCAGGACTGCCTGCCTCCCTGGAAGAACTCCGTTTGGATGACAACCGAATCTCCACTATCCCGACGCATGCATTCCGAGGCCTCGCCTCACTTAGATGTCTTGTCCTGGATGGGAACCTTTTGGCAAACCAGCGCATTGCTGATGACACATTCTCCCGCCTGTCCAACTTGACTGAGTTGTCCCTAGTCCGTAACTCCCTCCAAACCCCACCTGTTAACCTGCCCAGCGCCCATTTGCAGCGCCTGTCTCTACAAGACAATGCCTTGACTCATATGCCACGTGGTTCCTTGGATGGCATGCGAAGGCTGCAGAGGCTGGACCTGTCAGGAAACAACCTGACCACCCTGCCGAAGGGATTGTTCAAAGACCTGGACAGCCTCGGTCAGCTGCTGGTGCGAGGTAATCCTTGGCACTGCGGCTGCAATCTACGCTGGCTGTATGACTGGCTGCATGCTCGTGGTAACTCCATTACCGTGAGAGGTCTCACCTGCCATGGGCCTGACAGGGTGCGAGACATTGCTTTGACAGACCTCACCAGCGAGATGGAGGAATGTGAGGTGGTGAGAACGGCGGGGACCAGAGACAgagtgggtggaggtggggttGACAGCTCTACcactcaaacccctccacagGGCTCTCTCTTCACACTCCGCTCAAAGCGACCTGGCTTGGGGCTTCCTGACTCTGGTTTAGACTATACTCTCAGCAGCAGCGGTGTGGGGAAGAGCCTGGCCCTCAACGTGAAGCCCCTCTCTCACAACAGCGTCCGTGTTACCTGGAGTGTGGCCCAGCCCAGCTCCTCCTTCAGGCTAAGCTGGCTTCGACTGGGTACTGGGAACGCCATGGGATCAATCACAGAGACTCTGGTCCGGGGTGACCGTCGAGAGTACCTGCTTACCTCCCTGCAACCCCGCTCCAGCTACATCATCTGCATGGTACCCCTCCCTGCCAGTTCAGAAAGCAAAGGGGCAATTTCTGGAGATGCTGACTCCGATGAAGCTCTGGTGTGTGCAAAAGCTGAAACGTCAGACCTTAGCCcgttggaggaggaggaggatgaagactCACAGCAGATGACAGTGCTGCCCCTGGCAGGGATTATTGGTGGGGCTACCGCCATTGTATCTTTGGCTCTTATTTTTGGCGTTTTCTGTTGGTATGGACATAGGACTGGGCATTTGTGCCCCCGTGACCACTACACTCGCAGCAGCTCCCGAAAAAGCAAGACCTATGATGATTACATTGAGTCAGGCACCAAGAAGGACAATACCATTTTGGAGATCCGCGGTCCGGGGTTCCAGATGACGCCTATGGCAGCTTGCCAGCCAATGCAGCCTAAGCCCCTACGAGAGGATTACATCATTCACACCATATTCCCCTCCAATGGCACTGGCCTGTACAAAGGTGCTAACCACGTTTCTAATGCGGGCACCAACCGCGGTTATAGAGAAGGAGGAATCCCAGATATAGACTACTGTTACACATGA